TCATCTTTTGTCATGGTTTAGCCCTCCAATGATATAGATTGTGTAGGACATGAATCTTTGGCTTCTTCGCAACATCCAGCATCGCAATTGTCAGCTATTACACGCGCTTTTGAGCCATCTTCATTCATCTCAAACACTTGTGGGCACACATCTGCACAAACGCCACAGCCTATGCATGTTTGTTCATCAATTACAGCTTTCATACATCCTCCTTAAATTGCTTTAGTTTGTTTTTTAATTCTTCTATTTCGTTTTTCAATTGCTTTTTTTCTAAGAAGCTTTTTGTAGCATCT
This region of Desulfurella sp. genomic DNA includes:
- a CDS encoding ferredoxin, yielding MKAVIDEQTCIGCGVCADVCPQVFEMNEDGSKARVIADNCDAGCCEEAKDSCPTQSISLEG